The following coding sequences are from one Salvia hispanica cultivar TCC Black 2014 chromosome 3, UniMelb_Shisp_WGS_1.0, whole genome shotgun sequence window:
- the LOC125210391 gene encoding uncharacterized protein LOC125210391, with protein MRNPCSRSTTVEPLMKNANQFARTGKNSERSNSIFGYFIQGLKDHGKYPWDFISATATAFSTSIKSTWPSSNDIKILASCDQGILICKRRIPFNNQFFACKPATAQWQALPNPKLHYETVASAVVVLQSQPLRYLIARLYCTVVQTHCEMFDSESWRWEEMDCAPLSVGDFINSYPPITTAGRFVHWLTWSNKVVTLDVKKRCFECWVLPERVRSKEKRLVEHDGGLGLMCQVQDADEIELWANQMVVRIKADMDNPTRFCNNNVIFMTTVDADGGAFYYLSNSTFTKVKLPSHLGYPYRFYQRIFPFKSDINTVHLKPLSISKIVKQDSESSVLSNY; from the exons ATGAGAAATCCATGCTCCCGGAGTACTACTGTCGAACCCTTGATG AAGAATGCAAATCAGTTTGCAAGAACTGGAAAGAACTCGGAAAGAAGCAATTCCATCTTCGGTTATTTCATCCAAGGCTTGAAGGATCACGGTAAATACCCTTGGGACTTCATCTCTGCCACTGCCACCGCCTTCTCCACCTCCATCAAATCAACATGGCCTTCATCCAATGACATTAAAATCCTAGCCTCCTGCGATCAAGGCATTCTCATCTGCAAGAGACGAATTCCCTTCAACAACCAATTCTTCGCATGCAAGCCCGCCACCGCCCAGTGGCAAGCCCTCCCCAATCCCAAGCTCCACTATGAAACCGTCGCCAGCGCTGTGGTCGTCCTCCAATCCCAACCCCTGCGCTACCTCATCGCTCGATTGTACTGTACAGTTGTGCAGACTCATTGTGAGATGTTTGATTCTGAGAGTTGGAGATGGGAGGAGATGGACTGCGCCCCACTCTCTGTAGGTGACTTCATCAATAGCTATCCTCCCATCACCACCGCTGGCCGATTTGTGCACTGGCTCACCTGGAGCAATAAGGTGGTGACCTTGGACGTCAAGAAGAGGTGTTTTGAATGTTGGGTGCTGCCAGAGAGAGTGAGATCCAAGGAGAAGAGACTGGTGGAGCATGATGGAGGATTAGGGTTAATGTGTCAAGTTCAGGATGCCGACGAGATCGAGCTGTGGGCCAATCAGATGGTTGTACGTATCAAAGCTGACATGGATAATCCGACGAGGTTTTGCAACAACAACGTAATTTTTATGACTACTGTGGATGCGGATGGAGGCGCCTTTTATTATCTCTCGAATTCTACTTTTACTAAAGTGAAACTGCCTTCACACCTTGGATATCCCTACAGATTCTACCAACGGATATTTCCATTCAAATCCGATATCAACACCGTTCATCTCAAACCTCTCTCCATATCAAAAATTGTTAAACAAGACAGTGAATCAAGTGTCttatcaaattattga
- the LOC125209538 gene encoding probable phospholipid hydroperoxide glutathione peroxidase produces MATQSIHEFTVKDAKGNDVDLSIYKGKVLLIVNVASECGLTDSNYTELTKLYEKYKDQGLEILAFPCNQFGSQEPGTNEQIQEFACTRFKAEYPIFDKIEVNGENAAPLYKFLKLGKWGIFGDDIQWNFAKFLIDKTGQPIDRYYPTTSPLTIERDIKQLLGLP; encoded by the exons ATGGCAACTCAATCTATCCATGAATTCACTGTCAAG GATGCCAAAGGGAATGATGTGGATTTGAGCATTTACAAAGGGAAAGTCCTGCTAATTGTCAATGTTGCATCAGAGTG CGGCCTGACAGACTCAAATTACACAGAGTTGACAAAGCTGTACGAGAAATACAAGGATCAAG GTTTGGAGATATTGGCATTTCCTTGCAATCAGTTTGGTTCCCAGGAGCCTGGAACCAATGAACAGATTCAGGAGTTTGCTTGCACTCGTTTTAAGGCTGAGTATCCAATATTCGACAAG ATTGAGGTGAATGGGGAAAATGCTGCTCCGTTGTACAAGTTCTTGAAGTTGGGAAAGTGGGGGATCTTCGGTGATGACATTCAGTGGAATTTCGCAAAGTTCTTGATTGACAAGACTGGACAGCCTATTGATCGCTATTACCCCACAACATCACCTCTCACAATTGAG AGGGATATTAAACAGCTCTTGGGGCTTCCATGA
- the LOC125214753 gene encoding probable phospholipid hydroperoxide glutathione peroxidase: MSRYARNLFKFKSTNFSFISYKTTRFYSSQFLTNRLRFHQKKALFNSPVVIVPRENLLPSRAMATQSAPPKSIHEFTVKDAKGNDVDLSIYKGKVLLIVNVASQCGLTNSNYTELTKLYEKYKDQGLEILAFPCNQFGSQEPGTNEQIQEFACTRFKAEYPIFDKVDVNGANAAPIYKYMKSVKGGLFGDSIKWNFSKFLVDKEGNVVDRYAPTTSPLSIEKDIKKLLGL, encoded by the exons ATGTCCCGTTACGCAAGAAAtctcttcaaattcaaatccacaaacttttctttcatttcttatAAAACCACTCGTTTCTACTCATCTCAGTTTCTCACGAATCGTTTGCGTTTTCACCAGAAAAAAGCGTTATTTAATTCTCCTGTGGTTATTGTTCCAAGAGAAAATCTGCTTCCCAGTCGTGCGATGGCAACTCAATCGGCGCCGCCTAAATCTATCCATGAATTCACTGTCAAG GATGCCAAAGGGAATGACGTGGATTTGAGCATTTACAAAGGGAAAGTCCTGCTAATTGTGAATGTTGCATCACAGTG TGGACTGACGAACTCAAATTACACAGAGTTGACGAAGCTGTACGAGAAATACAAGGATCAAG GTTTGGAGATATTGGCATTTCCTTGCAATCAGTTTGGTTCCCAAGAGCCTGGAACCAATGAACAGATTCAGGAGTTTGCTTGCACTCGTTTTAAGGCTGAGTATCCAATATTCGACAAG GTGGATGTGAATGGGGCGAATGCTGCTCCGATATACAAGTACATGAAGTCTGTGAAAGGAGGGCTTTTCGGGGATAGCATAAAGTGGAACTTCTCCAAATTCTTGGTGGACAAAGAGGGTAATGTTGTCGATCGCTATGCGCCCACCACATCTCCTCTCAGCATAGAG AAGGATATAAAGAAGCTCTTAGGTTTGTGA
- the LOC125209064 gene encoding probable LRR receptor-like serine/threonine-protein kinase At1g63430 isoform X2: MRWFTSFGVVVLLSLGLFLADGAAFPQNEVEALKSFKREILEDPTHVLSNWNFLDSDPCGWPFIACSIGGNHVIKLNVSGKSLKGFITPDLYQLSDLQELILHGNLLIGAIPKEIGLLKNLKVLDLGSNQLTGAIPHEIGNLSSIVKINLQSNGLTGKLLPEFGNLEQLEELRLDRNKLGGILPGNGSDSTSDSHGMNTSDSQLKVFCRSSKLKVADFSFNFLVGTIPQCLGYLPRTSFQGNCLQDKDVKQRSAALCGSVQPAKGHSVNPKHLPTAEVAKDRTNASKPLWLLALEIGTGTIVGILFVIALFTASQKWKRRHSDMIPWKKSSSAKDDDFSIYIDSEVPKDVVRYRRQELEIACEDFSNIIGSSPDSLVYKGTMKGGPEIAVISLCIKEEQWSSYIELYFQKEVAGLARLNHENVGKLLGYCAESKPFTRMLVFDYASNGTLFEHLHYGEACQFSWTRRMRIVIGIARGLKYLHSELDPPFTISDLNSSSIYLTDEFSPKLVDFECWKTVLSRSEKSSGAISNEGAACVLPKNMEGRNLDIQGNIYAFGILLLEIVSGRPPYCEDKGCLVDWAKEYLDLPEVISYVVDPELKHFRYEDLKVVCDVVNLCISPSTSTRTSMVELCTMLESGIDTSVPAEMKASSLAWAELALSS; the protein is encoded by the exons ATGAGATGGTTTACTTCATTTGGAGTTGTTGTTTTGTTGAGTTTAGGACTCTTTCTGGCAGACGGTGCCGCATTCCCCCAAAATGAAG TGGAAGCTTTGAAATCCTTCAAGAGAGAGATTTTGGAGGATCCCACACATGTGTTGTCGAATTGGAATTTTCTCGACTCCGATCCTTGTGGTTGGCCTTTCATTGCTTGTTCCATCGGTGGCAATCATGTAATAAAGCT TAATGTGTCTGGCAAGTCTTTGAAGGGGTTTATTACACCAGACTTGTACCAGCTCTCGGATTTACAAGAACT AATTTTGCATGGAAATTTGTTGATTGGTGCAATTCCTAAGGAAATAGGCCTGCTGAAAAACCTCAAGGTTTTGGACTTGGGTTCGAATCAGCTCACAGGAGCAATTCCGCACGAGATTGGGAACTTAAGCAGCATTGTGAAaat AAATCTTCAATCCAATGGGTTGACGGGGAAGTTACTTCCTGAATTTGGGAACTTGGAACAACTTGAGGAGCTTCGACTGGATAGGAATAAGCTTGGGGGCATTTTGCCTGGTAATGGTTCAGATTCTACCTCGGATTCACATGGAAT GAATACTTCAGATAGCCAGCTCAAAGTGTTTTGTCGATCCTCCAAACTAAAAGTAGCTGATTtctcattcaattttttggttGGAACCATACCTCAGTGCTTGGGATATCTTCCTAG GACAAGTTTTCAGGGAAATTGCCTTCAAGACAAAGACGTGAAGCAACGATCTGCAGCACTATGTG GTAGTGTGCAACCCGCTAAAGGCCATTCAGTTAACCCGAAGCACCTGCCTACTGCAGAGGTAGCGAAGGATCGAACTAATGCATCAAAACCTTTGTGGCTCTTGGCTCTTGAAATTGGGACTGGAACTATTGTAGGCATTCTCTTTGTCATTGCTCTTTTCACTGCCTCCCAGAAGTGGAAGAGAAGACATTCAGACATGATCCCGTGGAAGAAGTCTTCGAGTGCCAAGGACGACgacttttcaatttatatag ATTCTGAAGTACCGAAGGATGTAGTACGGTACAGGAGACAGGAACTCGAAATAGCCTGTGAAGATTTCAGCAACATCATTGGCTCGTCTCCGGATAGCTTAGTATATAAAGGAACCATGAAAGGCGGACCAGAGATTGCTGTAATATCTCTTTGCATTAAAGAAGAACAGTGGTCAAGCTACATTGAGCTTTATTTTCAGAAAGAG GTGGCTGGTTTGGCAAGATTGAACCATGAGAATGTGGGAAAATTGCTCGGCTATTGCGCGGAAAGCAAGCCATTTACTAGGATGCTGGTTTTCGATTATGCCTCGAACGGAACACTCTTTGAGCACCTTCATT ATGGAGAAGCATGCCAATTCTCGTGGACTCGGCGCATGAGGATTGTTATTGGGATTGCCCGGGGTTTAAAGTATCTTCACTCCGAACTTGACCCGCCATTTACAATATCTGATCTGAATTCGAGCTCCATTTATCTGACCGATGAGTTTTCTCCCAAG CTCGTCGACTTTGAGTGCTGGAAGACCGTTCTTTCGAGATCAGAGAAAAGCTCAGGCGCCATTAGCAACGAGGGTGCAGCTTGTGTTCTCCCAAAGAATATGGAAGGACGTAATCTCGATATCCAGGGAAACATATATGCATTTGGGATTCTACTGCTTGAAATCGTCAGCGGGAGACCTCCATACTGCGAAGATAAAGGGTGCTTGGTGGATTGG GCCAAGGAATATCTGGATTTGCCTGAAGTGATTTCGTACGTGGTGGATCCCGAGCTGAAGCATTTCAGATACGAGGATCTGAAAGTGGTGTGCGACGTTGTGAACCTATGCATCAGTCCCAGCACCAGCACGAGAACGTCGATGGTGGAGCTGTGCACCATGTTGGAGAGTGGCATAGACACATCTGTACCTGCAGAGATGAAGGCGTCGTCTCTGGCTTGGGCCGAGCTCGCGCTTTCTTCATAG
- the LOC125213850 gene encoding glutathione peroxidase 1-like, whose amino-acid sequence MASSQSVFDFTVKDAKGNQVDLGIYRGKVLLIVNVASKCGMTNSNYTELNQLYVKYKDQGLEILAFPCNQFGEEEPGSNDEIMDFVCTRFKSDFPIFDKIEVNGNNAAPLYKFLKLGKWGIFGDDIQWNFAKFLIDRTGHPVDRYYPTTSPLTVERDIKKLLGLS is encoded by the exons ATGGCGTCGTCGCAGTCTGTGTTTGATTTCACCGTCAAG GATGCTAAAGGAAATCAAGTGGACTTAGGCATTTACAGAGGCAAAGTGTTGCTGATTGTGAATGTTGCCTCAAAATG CGGGATGACCAATTCGAACTACACTGAGCTAAATCAATTGTACGTGAAGTACAAAGATCAAG GCCTGGAGATTCTGGCTTTCCCTTGTAATCaatttggtgaagaagaaCCTGGAAGCAATGATGAAATCATGGACTTTGTCTGCACTAGATTCAAGTCAGATTTTCCCATCTTTGACAAG ATTGAGGTGAATGGTAATAATGCTGCTCCGTTGTACAAGTTCTTGAAGTTGGGAAAGTGGGGGATCTTCGGTGATGACATTCAGTGGAATTTCGCAAAGTTCTTGATTGACAGGACTGGACACCCTGTTGATCGCTATTACCCCACAACATCACCTCTTACAGTTGAG AGGGATATTAAAAAGCTGTTGGGGCTTTCATGA
- the LOC125209064 gene encoding probable LRR receptor-like serine/threonine-protein kinase At1g63430 isoform X1 yields the protein MRWFTSFGVVVLLSLGLFLADGAAFPQNEVEALKSFKREILEDPTHVLSNWNFLDSDPCGWPFIACSIGGNHVIKLNVSGKSLKGFITPDLYQLSDLQELILHGNLLIGAIPKEIGLLKNLKVLDLGSNQLTGAIPHEIGNLSSIVKINLQSNGLTGKLLPEFGNLEQLEELRLDRNKLGGILPGNGSDSTSDSHGMNTSDSQLKVFCRSSKLKVADFSFNFLVGTIPQCLGYLPRTSFQGNCLQDKDVKQRSAALCAGSVQPAKGHSVNPKHLPTAEVAKDRTNASKPLWLLALEIGTGTIVGILFVIALFTASQKWKRRHSDMIPWKKSSSAKDDDFSIYIDSEVPKDVVRYRRQELEIACEDFSNIIGSSPDSLVYKGTMKGGPEIAVISLCIKEEQWSSYIELYFQKEVAGLARLNHENVGKLLGYCAESKPFTRMLVFDYASNGTLFEHLHYGEACQFSWTRRMRIVIGIARGLKYLHSELDPPFTISDLNSSSIYLTDEFSPKLVDFECWKTVLSRSEKSSGAISNEGAACVLPKNMEGRNLDIQGNIYAFGILLLEIVSGRPPYCEDKGCLVDWAKEYLDLPEVISYVVDPELKHFRYEDLKVVCDVVNLCISPSTSTRTSMVELCTMLESGIDTSVPAEMKASSLAWAELALSS from the exons ATGAGATGGTTTACTTCATTTGGAGTTGTTGTTTTGTTGAGTTTAGGACTCTTTCTGGCAGACGGTGCCGCATTCCCCCAAAATGAAG TGGAAGCTTTGAAATCCTTCAAGAGAGAGATTTTGGAGGATCCCACACATGTGTTGTCGAATTGGAATTTTCTCGACTCCGATCCTTGTGGTTGGCCTTTCATTGCTTGTTCCATCGGTGGCAATCATGTAATAAAGCT TAATGTGTCTGGCAAGTCTTTGAAGGGGTTTATTACACCAGACTTGTACCAGCTCTCGGATTTACAAGAACT AATTTTGCATGGAAATTTGTTGATTGGTGCAATTCCTAAGGAAATAGGCCTGCTGAAAAACCTCAAGGTTTTGGACTTGGGTTCGAATCAGCTCACAGGAGCAATTCCGCACGAGATTGGGAACTTAAGCAGCATTGTGAAaat AAATCTTCAATCCAATGGGTTGACGGGGAAGTTACTTCCTGAATTTGGGAACTTGGAACAACTTGAGGAGCTTCGACTGGATAGGAATAAGCTTGGGGGCATTTTGCCTGGTAATGGTTCAGATTCTACCTCGGATTCACATGGAAT GAATACTTCAGATAGCCAGCTCAAAGTGTTTTGTCGATCCTCCAAACTAAAAGTAGCTGATTtctcattcaattttttggttGGAACCATACCTCAGTGCTTGGGATATCTTCCTAG GACAAGTTTTCAGGGAAATTGCCTTCAAGACAAAGACGTGAAGCAACGATCTGCAGCACTATGTG CAGGTAGTGTGCAACCCGCTAAAGGCCATTCAGTTAACCCGAAGCACCTGCCTACTGCAGAGGTAGCGAAGGATCGAACTAATGCATCAAAACCTTTGTGGCTCTTGGCTCTTGAAATTGGGACTGGAACTATTGTAGGCATTCTCTTTGTCATTGCTCTTTTCACTGCCTCCCAGAAGTGGAAGAGAAGACATTCAGACATGATCCCGTGGAAGAAGTCTTCGAGTGCCAAGGACGACgacttttcaatttatatag ATTCTGAAGTACCGAAGGATGTAGTACGGTACAGGAGACAGGAACTCGAAATAGCCTGTGAAGATTTCAGCAACATCATTGGCTCGTCTCCGGATAGCTTAGTATATAAAGGAACCATGAAAGGCGGACCAGAGATTGCTGTAATATCTCTTTGCATTAAAGAAGAACAGTGGTCAAGCTACATTGAGCTTTATTTTCAGAAAGAG GTGGCTGGTTTGGCAAGATTGAACCATGAGAATGTGGGAAAATTGCTCGGCTATTGCGCGGAAAGCAAGCCATTTACTAGGATGCTGGTTTTCGATTATGCCTCGAACGGAACACTCTTTGAGCACCTTCATT ATGGAGAAGCATGCCAATTCTCGTGGACTCGGCGCATGAGGATTGTTATTGGGATTGCCCGGGGTTTAAAGTATCTTCACTCCGAACTTGACCCGCCATTTACAATATCTGATCTGAATTCGAGCTCCATTTATCTGACCGATGAGTTTTCTCCCAAG CTCGTCGACTTTGAGTGCTGGAAGACCGTTCTTTCGAGATCAGAGAAAAGCTCAGGCGCCATTAGCAACGAGGGTGCAGCTTGTGTTCTCCCAAAGAATATGGAAGGACGTAATCTCGATATCCAGGGAAACATATATGCATTTGGGATTCTACTGCTTGAAATCGTCAGCGGGAGACCTCCATACTGCGAAGATAAAGGGTGCTTGGTGGATTGG GCCAAGGAATATCTGGATTTGCCTGAAGTGATTTCGTACGTGGTGGATCCCGAGCTGAAGCATTTCAGATACGAGGATCTGAAAGTGGTGTGCGACGTTGTGAACCTATGCATCAGTCCCAGCACCAGCACGAGAACGTCGATGGTGGAGCTGTGCACCATGTTGGAGAGTGGCATAGACACATCTGTACCTGCAGAGATGAAGGCGTCGTCTCTGGCTTGGGCCGAGCTCGCGCTTTCTTCATAG
- the LOC125210760 gene encoding tubulin beta chain-like: MREILHIQGGQCGNQIGAKFWEVVCTEHGIDSTGRYNGDSDLQIERVNVYYNEASCGRYVPRAVLMDLEPGTMDSVRSGPFGQIFRPDNFVFGQSGAGNNWAKGHYTEGAELIDSVLDVVRKEAENCDCLQGFQVCHSLGGGTGSGMGTLLISKIREEYPDRMMLTFSVFPSPKVSDTVVEPYNATLSVHQLVENADECMVLDNEALYDICFRTLKLTTPSFGDLNHLISATMSGVTCCLRFPGQLNSDLRKLAVNLIPFPRLHFFMVGFAPLTSRGSQQYRALTVPELTQQMWDSKNMMCAADPRHGRYLTASAVFRGKMSTKEVDEQMINVQNKNSSYFVEWIPNNVKSTVCDIPPTGLKMASTFIGNSTSIQEMFRRVSEQFTAMFRRKAFLHWYTGEGMDEMEFTEAESNMNDLVAEYQQYQDATADEDYEDEEDEYAEEEA, from the exons ATGCGTGAAATCCTTCACATCCAGGGCGGCCAGTGCGGCAATCAGATTGGAGCAAAGTTTTGGGAAGTGGTATGCACGGAACACGGCATCGACTCAACCGGTCGCTACAACGGCGACTCCGATCTACAAATTGAGCGCGTCAACGTCTACTACAATGAGGCTAGCTGCGGCAGATACGTGCCCCGAGCCGTGCTCATGGATCTCGAGCCTGGAACCATGGACAGCGTCCGCTCCGGGCCGTTCGGTCAGATTTTTCGCCCCGACAACTTCGTCTTCGGGCAGTCTGGGGCGGGCAACAACTGGGCGAAAGGGCACTACACCGAGGGAGCTGAGCTCATAGACTCCGTCCTCGATGTGGTTAGAAAGGAAGCCGAAAATTGCGATTGCCTCCAGG GATTTCAAGTATGTCACTCTTTGGGAGGTGGCACAGGGTCTGGGATGGGAACCCTCTTGATATCCAAGATAAGGGAAGAATACCCTGATCGAATGATGCTAACCTTCTCTGTCTTCCCATCTCCAAAGGTGTCGGACACAGTTGTGGAGCCCTATAATGCTACCCTTTCAGTGCACCAGCTTGTTGAGAACGCTGATGAGTGTATGGTCCTTGACAATGAGGCTCTCTATGACATTTGCTTCCGTACTCTCAAGCTGACAACTCCCAGCT TTGGAGACTTGAACCATTTGATATCTGCTACCATGAGTGGTGTCACTTGCTGTCTTCGCTTCCCTGGGCAGCTCAATTCGGATCTTCGGAAGTTGGCTGTGAATTTGATACCGTTCCCGCGACTCCACTTCTTCATGGTTGGCTTTGCCCCACTTACATCTCGTGGATCACAGCAATACCGCGCTCTTACTGTTCCTGAGCTGACCCAGCAAATGTGGGATTCTAAAAACATGATGTGTGCTGCTGATCCCCGCCACGGACGATACCTCACTGCATCAGCTGTCTTCCGTGGCAAGATGAGCACCAAGGAGGTGGACGAGCAGATGATCAATGTACAGAACAAGAATTCGTCCTACTTTGTTGAGTGGATCCCGAATAATGTGAAGTCCACAGTGTGCGACATCCCACCCACTGGCCTGAAGATGGCGTCCACATTTATTGGCAACTCAACATCCATTCAGGAGATGTTTAGGAGAGTCAGCGAACAGTTCACTGCTATGTTTAGGAGGAAGGCTTTCCTTCACTGGTACACCGGTGAGGGAATGGACGAAATGGAGTTCACTGAAGCTGAAAGCAACATGAATGATTTGGTTGCAGAGTACCAGCAGTATCAAGACGCCACAGCTGATGAGGATTATGAAGACGAAGAAGATGAGTACGCAGAAGAGGAAGCCTAA